A single Ammospiza caudacuta isolate bAmmCau1 chromosome 6, bAmmCau1.pri, whole genome shotgun sequence DNA region contains:
- the SIX1 gene encoding homeobox protein SIX1 codes for MSMLPSFGFTQEQVACVCEVLQQGGNLERLGRFLWSLPACDHLHKNESVLKAKAVVAFHRGNFRELYKILESHQFSPHNHPKLQQLWLKAHYVEAEKLRGRPLGAVGKYRVRRKFPLPRTIWDGEETSYCFKEKSRGVLREWYAHNPYPSPREKRELAEATGLTTTQVSNWFKNRRQRDRAAEAKERENTENNNAATNKPNQLSPLDGSKPLMSSSEEEFSPPQSPDQNSVLLLQGNLSHARSSGYSLSGLAASQTPHSLQGHQLQDSLLGPLTSSLVDLGS; via the exons ATGTCGATGCTGCCGTCGTTTGGCTTCACGCAGGAGCAGGTCGCCTGCGTGTGCGAGGTGCTGCAGCAAGGGGGGAACCTGGAGAGGCTGGGCCGCTTCCTCTGGTCGCTGCCGGCCTGCGACCACCTGCACAAGAACGAGAGCGTCCTCAAGGCCAAGGCGGTGGTGGCCTTCCACCGCGGCAACTTCCGCGAGCTCTACAAGATCCTGGAGAGCCACCAGTTCTCGCCCCACAACCACcccaagctgcagcagctctggctgaaggCGCACTACGTGGAAGCCGAGAAGCTGCGGGGCAGACCCTTGGGCGCCGTCGGCAAATACCGCGTCCGCCGAAAATTCCCTTTGCCCCGCACCATCTGGGACGGCGAGGAAACCAGCTACTGCTTCAAGGAGAAATCCCGGGGCGTGCTGCGGGAATGGTACGCCCACAACCCCTACCCGTCCCCCCGGGAGAAGCGGGAGCTGGCGGAAGCCACCGGCCTCACCACCACCCAGGTCAGCAACTGGTTCAAGAACAGAAGGCAGCGGGACCGAGCGGCGGAGGCGAAGGAAAG AGAGAACACGGAAAACAACAACGCGGCCACCAACAAACCGAACCAACTCTCGCCTCTGGACGGGAGCAAACCGCTCATGTCCAGCTCCGAGGAAGAGTTTTCTCCTCCCCAAAGCCCGGATCAGAACTCGGTCCTGCTCTTGCAGGGGAACCTCAGCCACGCCAGGAGCTCCGGCTATTCCCTGAGCGGCTTGGCCGCATCCCAGACCCCGCACAGCCTGCAAGGCCACCAGCTCCAGGACTCGCTGCTGGGACCCCTCACGTCCAGCCTGGTGGATCTGGGATCCTAA